The following coding sequences are from one Haloferax litoreum window:
- a CDS encoding universal stress protein, translating into MTRIDELRILVPVDVSGTEPPPLDVLDHLGAVEVVLLGYFPVPDQAEPALLRDQYGSKATDRLDAVADEHGDPAEVLVFTHDREATIDRIADEYDCDAVLTAGRSTVVERVLVPLRGDVNLNRILAVVADLLLAGNETATLFHSVPEDTDPTQGELLLMGAVDRLVEYGVGRDRVDWQLSKGGDPQTDIVELGAEYDLVVLGETDPSLRERIIGNVLSAIVDALDVPALIVRDVE; encoded by the coding sequence ATGACGCGTATCGACGAGCTGAGGATTCTCGTCCCGGTCGATGTCTCGGGGACAGAGCCGCCACCCCTCGACGTCCTCGACCATCTCGGCGCCGTCGAGGTGGTTTTACTCGGGTACTTTCCGGTACCGGACCAGGCCGAACCGGCACTGCTCAGGGACCAGTACGGTTCCAAGGCCACCGACCGGCTAGACGCAGTCGCCGACGAGCACGGTGATCCCGCCGAGGTGCTCGTCTTCACGCACGACCGTGAGGCCACCATCGACCGCATCGCGGACGAGTACGACTGCGACGCAGTGCTGACGGCTGGTCGTTCGACGGTCGTCGAGCGTGTCCTCGTTCCTCTTCGCGGGGACGTGAACCTCAACCGAATCCTTGCTGTCGTCGCCGACCTGTTGCTCGCGGGCAACGAGACCGCCACCCTGTTCCACTCGGTCCCAGAAGACACCGATCCAACTCAGGGAGAATTACTCCTCATGGGTGCCGTCGACCGCCTCGTCGAGTACGGAGTCGGACGCGACAGGGTCGACTGGCAGCTCTCGAAGGGTGGTGACCCACAGACCGACATTGTCGAACTCGGAGCAGAGTACGACCTCGTCGTCCTCGGCGAGACCGACCCCTCGCTCCGCGAGCGCATCATCGGGAACGTTCTCTCGGCAATCGTCGACGCGCTCGACGTCCCAGCGCTCATCGTGAGGGATGTCGAGTGA